The Apostichopus japonicus isolate 1M-3 chromosome 3, ASM3797524v1, whole genome shotgun sequence region CTCGCCTCAATTTGGATACTCGGTTTTGGATTTGGCACGATGCCGGCCATTGGTGGGCTTAAATATCCCAATCAGTGGGTGTGTGGAAATGTCCCATACAAATCTGGCACAGTGGCGCTTCATTCGTTGCTTGCGGCTGGTTTTACACCAACAATATCTGCAATTCTGCTTTGCGGTTACGCGCGCATCTTCATGATTGCGCAACGACACCTTAAAGAAGTCTCCAAACGTCGACGTACTGGAATGGACGAAGAAAAAGTTCGCAATTTGGAATCTAAATCTCGAATGAAAGCAACTGTTACCGCGGTGTTAGTGGTGTTGATATTTAGCATCTGTTGGTTGCCGATGTCTATCAAATTGGTTATCGACGTTCTTTACGATCCACCTGAAGATGTACAATTTATTTATCAAACCGTAGTAGAGTTCATGGCCTATTGTAATTCTGCGATTAATCCGATTCTTTACGCCCTCAGAAACAAGAAATACAGAGATTCATTTAAAGTGGCACTGTGCATATGTTGTCCGTTCGTTCTCAAGagtgaaaagaaagaaaagggtgGTACAAGTCAGGTAGTGAGTTCCAAGACCACATCTATCTCAAACACTTCCTCAATTCGTGGTTAAAGATTTCATGCGAATCTGGGTCTAAAACCAAACTAACTCTAACATATATGTCGAATACACGAGGTGAACTTAACTGCAATTGTAAGTTGATTAAGTTACAATTAATCATGTATCACAGTGAATTGTCTCGATTTGcattttcaaatattacttaagttgttgttgttctaataacaaataaaagtgGTTAAACGTATATAAATTATTCCGGTTAACCGTTTCGCACAACAAGTTTTTCGCACAAAAGGCCAATCTGCTTTAAATTCATGGCATATTCTATTTGCCAATTTCGTATTGATATACGaacgtataggcctataatatatACATGACGTTATGTAGGCTAAGCGTTCAAACAAGTGGAAAAGTGACTTCAGCTATTTTGATATACTTACAGAATTTAGTAAAATCGATGGCATTTGACGTGCATGTATAGTCTAAGTGAGAATTGATTTGAACAACGTTGTAACAATATCAGTAGCATTAAGAGTAACCAATAACAATGTTTGATATATTGTGGAATTTGGTCATACTACACATGGTGTTGTgtccataggcgtacgggaccatttcagtttggggggcagacctttttgtgcccgaaagttcccgtgacactatctaagcggagcgccaccatcggttggcgcgtagcgtacaagaaaatttttggcacacaatgcctctcagattgccggaaacggcacttctgaggccttgcaagttgcatctaaacattctttattttataatctcacgttttagaaatttacacttccccaaaaatttggtaaattagaagaagaaaaaatggtaacatcactttgaatgGGAAAAATtggacagtatatttttaaagctcctatttagttaccttatttattactttaacacagtactcagctacctccagaaaaacatacattgttcaacgacacataggcgggataatgtcgctgtgtcggatgagactgcaa contains the following coding sequences:
- the LOC139958614 gene encoding adenosine receptor A2b-like; the protein is MAMNSSNIPEETFSLRLDIFPLSLYLLVHGAVIFLTLVGNYVVVTTVVKDRLTQTPNNIFLCSLAVTDFLTGLTAVPAAMFARIVISRVTCLAGVRPFFFAPAFIFCAISMGHLIVLTVDRLIAVSSPLKYPLIMTKSKCKIILASIWILGFGFGTMPAIGGLKYPNQWVCGNVPYKSGTVALHSLLAAGFTPTISAILLCGYARIFMIAQRHLKEVSKRRRTGMDEEKVRNLESKSRMKATVTAVLVVLIFSICWLPMSIKLVIDVLYDPPEDVQFIYQTVVEFMAYCNSAINPILYALRNKKYRDSFKVALCICCPFVLKSEKKEKGGTSQVVSSKTTSISNTSSIRG